One Nostoc sp. UHCC 0302 DNA window includes the following coding sequences:
- a CDS encoding DUF3318 domain-containing protein translates to MTSYATSSAKAEMSELRRLKGLLPPELQSWVTVEGTTEVNPPLIRSEEIGKDQVEIQIDLVKWDALAMDQRNLLFWHEVARVQNDTIPKDGWEMAALAIGLGGAVGELWVQDGLLLVLALALCGISGWRLYQKNNGGKQLVELVDADEKAIALATRFGYSLPNAYKSLGSALKTLIDNTPSKRQRSKYEARLSALKRSANKAKAKSRPIDEGGL, encoded by the coding sequence ATGACATCCTATGCAACCTCCTCTGCCAAAGCGGAAATGAGCGAACTCAGGCGGTTAAAAGGCCTACTACCGCCAGAATTGCAGAGCTGGGTCACGGTTGAAGGCACAACTGAGGTTAATCCACCCCTGATCCGCAGCGAAGAAATTGGTAAAGACCAAGTAGAAATTCAAATTGACTTGGTGAAATGGGATGCCCTCGCGATGGATCAGCGTAATCTGCTGTTCTGGCATGAAGTAGCCCGCGTGCAGAATGACACAATCCCGAAAGATGGTTGGGAAATGGCAGCACTAGCGATTGGTTTAGGTGGTGCTGTCGGTGAGTTGTGGGTACAAGATGGATTGCTGCTGGTGTTAGCTTTGGCACTGTGTGGCATCTCAGGCTGGCGATTATATCAAAAAAATAATGGTGGCAAACAACTCGTAGAATTGGTCGATGCCGATGAAAAAGCGATCGCCCTAGCAACTCGTTTTGGTTACAGCCTCCCCAATGCCTACAAGAGTTTGGGTAGTGCCTTAAAAACTCTAATCGACAACACTCCAAGCAAGCGCCAACGCTCTAAATACGAAGCACGGCTCTCTGCACTTAAACGCAGTGCCAACAAAGCAAAAGCTAAATCTAGACCGATAGATGAAGGCGGACTGTAG
- a CDS encoding esterase-like activity of phytase family protein: MIQAQHWLSVLSCSFLAVVVSITGSVNSAKAISLTNSITIPGESTDLYSLGGNSANNNRLGGFFSDLYYDRYNNVYYGLVDRGPGGGVISYNTRVQKFSLNVDSNTGAISNFKLLDTILFTKNGENFSGLNPSKLNGNAGVLGLSFDPEGFAIAPNGNFYVSDEYGPSVYEFSATGSFLRALTTPENLIPKAGNDINYVDGRPTITSGRQDNRGFEGVTLSPDGSKLFAMLQDSLVNEGSPDGRRSPNLRIVEFDTKTGQSTAQYIYQLESLADINARVPEDTFGANSQGRNIGISAITALNDKEFLVLERDNRGVGVEDVTSKNSVASKRVYKIDLTGAINVSGISLAGTNNLPVGVTPVSKSTSPFIDIAELLEQSGQSIPEKLEGLAIGPQLADGSYAILVGTDNDFSVTQNDSDVQFDVCSGGTQVSIDSACPAGQSLIPTYLYAFKATSEELKGFVPPVKVPEPTATAGLVLLGLSAFWLKRQFKLNEK; this comes from the coding sequence ATGATTCAAGCACAGCATTGGCTTTCTGTATTAAGCTGTTCGTTTTTGGCTGTTGTAGTTAGTATTACTGGATCTGTAAATTCTGCTAAGGCTATTTCCCTCACCAATTCCATAACTATACCTGGTGAAAGTACAGACTTGTATTCATTGGGTGGTAATAGCGCTAACAATAATCGTTTAGGTGGTTTTTTCTCGGATCTCTACTACGATCGCTACAATAATGTGTACTACGGTCTTGTAGATCGTGGCCCAGGTGGCGGCGTTATTTCCTACAATACGCGGGTACAAAAGTTTTCTCTGAATGTGGACTCAAACACGGGTGCAATTAGTAATTTCAAGCTACTGGATACTATTCTTTTCACTAAAAATGGTGAAAACTTTAGTGGGTTGAACCCTAGTAAACTCAACGGCAATGCTGGAGTTTTGGGGCTGAGTTTTGACCCAGAAGGATTTGCGATCGCCCCTAATGGCAATTTCTATGTTTCTGATGAATATGGGCCGTCTGTGTACGAATTTAGTGCCACTGGTTCCTTCCTCAGAGCATTAACCACTCCAGAAAATTTGATTCCCAAAGCTGGCAACGATATCAACTATGTCGATGGTCGCCCAACTATTACCAGCGGTCGCCAAGATAACCGCGGTTTTGAAGGAGTAACTCTGAGTCCAGATGGCAGCAAATTATTTGCAATGCTGCAAGACTCCTTAGTTAACGAGGGTTCACCAGATGGGCGGCGCAGCCCTAATTTGAGAATAGTAGAATTTGACACAAAAACAGGTCAAAGTACAGCTCAATATATTTATCAGTTAGAAAGTTTAGCTGATATCAATGCGCGTGTTCCTGAAGATACTTTTGGCGCAAATTCTCAAGGACGGAATATTGGTATTAGTGCTATTACGGCTTTGAATGACAAAGAATTTTTAGTATTGGAGCGAGATAATCGGGGTGTTGGTGTAGAAGATGTTACTAGTAAGAATTCTGTTGCTAGTAAGCGCGTCTACAAAATTGATCTGACAGGTGCAATTAATGTTAGTGGTATTAGCTTGGCAGGTACGAATAACCTACCTGTAGGAGTTACACCTGTAAGTAAGTCTACATCCCCGTTTATTGATATAGCTGAACTGCTAGAACAAAGTGGACAAAGCATCCCAGAGAAGTTGGAAGGTTTAGCGATCGGCCCTCAACTTGCTGATGGTTCCTATGCAATTCTAGTGGGTACGGATAACGACTTTAGTGTGACTCAGAATGATAGTGATGTGCAGTTTGATGTTTGTTCAGGTGGCACTCAAGTATCAATTGATAGCGCTTGTCCTGCCGGACAGAGTTTGATTCCCACTTATCTTTATGCTTTTAAAGCTACTAGTGAAGAATTGAAGGGATTTGTCCCGCCAGTAAAAGTACCAGAACCAACGGCAACTGCTGGACTCGTACTGCTTGGTTTGAGTGCATTCTGGCTGAAGCGGCAGTTCAAGCTAAATGAAAAGTAA
- a CDS encoding 7-carboxy-7-deazaguanine synthase QueE, which produces MIAKTTVTSNARLVEVFSAIQGEGLNVGTRQIFIRFALCDLRCHFCDSAHTWNPPSTCRIERYPGLRDFEIHSNPVPLPILIEWVERQNLPCLHDSISLTGGEPLLHASFLTQFLPEVRARTGLPIYLETGGHRPEQLAMILPYLDSVGMDFKLPSVSGETYWQEHGKFLQLCQSSNLNVFVKIIVSQQTDPAELEEAALLVAEVNEDIPVFLQPVTPLPASEQFTQMPALAPSPNQVLSWQALMKRSVKQVRVIPQTHKMLNQL; this is translated from the coding sequence ATGATTGCTAAAACTACGGTTACATCTAATGCACGCCTGGTTGAAGTCTTTTCTGCCATTCAAGGAGAAGGGCTGAATGTTGGGACACGCCAGATTTTTATTCGTTTTGCTCTTTGTGACTTACGCTGTCATTTTTGCGACAGTGCCCATACTTGGAATCCACCCTCTACCTGTAGGATAGAGCGGTACCCAGGATTACGCGACTTTGAAATTCACTCTAATCCTGTCCCACTACCCATATTAATAGAATGGGTTGAAAGGCAAAATCTACCTTGTCTACACGATAGCATTAGCTTAACTGGGGGCGAACCACTTCTTCATGCTTCATTCTTAACTCAATTTCTACCGGAAGTGCGAGCTAGAACTGGTTTACCTATATACCTCGAAACAGGCGGACATCGCCCAGAACAACTGGCTATGATTCTTCCATACTTAGATTCTGTAGGTATGGATTTTAAGCTGCCTAGTGTCAGTGGCGAAACTTATTGGCAAGAACACGGTAAATTTCTCCAACTCTGTCAATCATCAAATTTAAATGTTTTTGTCAAGATAATTGTGTCTCAACAGACAGATCCAGCAGAGTTAGAGGAGGCCGCTTTGCTGGTGGCAGAGGTAAATGAGGATATCCCAGTATTTTTACAACCTGTAACGCCTTTACCAGCCTCTGAACAATTCACTCAAATGCCTGCGCTTGCCCCTTCTCCAAATCAAGTTTTATCTTGGCAAGCTTTGATGAAGCGATCTGTCAAGCAAGTACGTGTGATACCTCAAACACATAAAATGCTGAATCAGCTTTAG
- a CDS encoding exopolysaccharide biosynthesis polyprenyl glycosylphosphotransferase, which yields MATKVQSFMTSQSTEVDFSVTSLNDTAIVQVPARLSVLEAVSFKQTCQGLTQANSHPQQIIIDFHQTTFIDSSGLGALVSNFKYAQEKRIALTLRNVTPQVMAVLKLTGLDEVFPIESVDEEPPIKQNDIVETRKTASRQVEQLPTTHPSMASWMKRFIDIVGSLIGLIITGVLLIPIAIAIQIDDPGPILFSQTRCGWMGKRFKIWKFRSMCVDAEAKKSQVKNQAQGAFFKNENDPRITQIGRFLRRTSLDELPQFWNVLKGEMSLVGTRPPTPDEVERYEVPEWQRLDVKPGMTGEWQVNGRSTVRSFEDVIRLDLQYQQNWSLVYDLKLIFKTVAILFHKNSGAV from the coding sequence ATGGCAACGAAAGTGCAGAGCTTCATGACTAGCCAATCCACTGAGGTAGATTTTTCAGTTACTTCCCTAAATGACACGGCTATAGTGCAGGTACCCGCGCGGTTGAGCGTACTTGAGGCTGTAAGCTTTAAGCAAACCTGCCAAGGCTTAACCCAAGCCAATTCACATCCTCAGCAAATCATCATAGACTTTCACCAAACTACTTTTATTGATAGTAGTGGTTTAGGCGCATTAGTCAGTAATTTTAAATATGCTCAGGAAAAAAGGATTGCATTAACACTCCGGAATGTTACCCCTCAGGTAATGGCAGTCCTAAAACTCACAGGTTTGGATGAAGTTTTTCCTATTGAATCTGTTGATGAAGAGCCGCCAATAAAACAAAATGATATCGTAGAAACTCGTAAAACAGCTTCTCGGCAGGTAGAGCAGTTACCTACTACTCATCCTTCTATGGCGTCTTGGATGAAACGGTTCATAGACATTGTTGGCTCACTGATTGGTTTAATTATTACAGGAGTTTTGTTAATTCCCATTGCGATCGCTATTCAAATAGACGATCCAGGCCCCATTTTATTTAGCCAAACCCGCTGTGGTTGGATGGGGAAGCGTTTTAAGATTTGGAAATTCCGCTCTATGTGTGTAGATGCGGAAGCAAAGAAATCCCAAGTCAAGAACCAAGCGCAAGGTGCTTTTTTCAAGAATGAGAACGATCCAAGAATTACGCAGATAGGACGCTTTTTGCGGCGAACTAGTCTGGATGAACTCCCCCAATTTTGGAACGTCCTCAAAGGAGAGATGAGCCTAGTAGGTACTAGACCACCCACACCTGATGAAGTAGAACGCTATGAAGTACCAGAGTGGCAACGTTTAGATGTTAAACCTGGGATGACTGGCGAGTGGCAAGTTAATGGTCGGTCTACAGTACGTAGTTTTGAGGATGTAATTCGCCTAGATTTGCAGTATCAACAAAATTGGAGTTTAGTATACGATTTAAAGCTAATTTTCAAAACAGTAGCTATCCTGTTTCACAAAAACAGTGGTGCTGTTTAG
- a CDS encoding glycosyltransferase family 4 protein, protein MRILIYSYNYYPEPIGIAPLMTELAEGLVKRGHQVRVVTAMPNYPERQIYQEYRGKWFVTEYKNGVEIQRSYVWTRPQPNLLDRVLLDASFVVSSFIPALFGWRPDIILSTSPSLPVCVPAALVGWLRACPVILNLQDILPEAAVHVGLLKNKLLIQVFKALEKFAYRSASKISVIADGFVENLLSKGVKAKKIVQIPNWVDVNFIRPLPKENNPFRAAHNLDGKFIVQYSGNIALTQGLESVIKAASLLRHIPDIAFVIVGEPKGLQRLQKECLACGADNVLLLPFQPRKDLPQMLAAADVGLVVQKKNVVSFNMPSKIQVLLASGRALVASVPDNGTAARAIRQSGGGIIVSPEDPQSLAMAILNLYQNPEKVKTLGYKSRQYAVEHYAFEQALNQYENLCYSLIADREIKSAIVRKQEV, encoded by the coding sequence ATGCGGATTTTAATTTACTCATACAACTACTACCCAGAACCAATTGGTATCGCTCCGCTGATGACTGAATTAGCAGAGGGATTGGTTAAGCGCGGACACCAAGTGCGCGTAGTTACTGCTATGCCCAACTACCCTGAGCGTCAAATTTACCAAGAATACCGAGGTAAATGGTTTGTCACAGAATACAAAAATGGCGTTGAAATTCAACGCAGTTATGTTTGGACTCGCCCGCAACCCAACTTACTAGATCGGGTATTGCTAGATGCTAGTTTTGTTGTGAGCAGTTTTATCCCAGCTCTTTTTGGCTGGCGTCCAGATATTATTCTCTCAACATCACCTTCTCTGCCAGTTTGCGTACCAGCTGCTCTAGTAGGATGGTTGCGTGCCTGCCCAGTAATCTTAAATTTACAAGATATATTGCCAGAAGCCGCTGTACACGTCGGCCTACTGAAAAATAAATTGCTGATTCAGGTATTTAAAGCATTAGAAAAATTTGCTTACCGCAGTGCCAGCAAAATTAGCGTTATCGCTGATGGGTTTGTGGAAAACTTATTATCTAAGGGTGTCAAAGCTAAGAAAATTGTGCAAATTCCCAACTGGGTTGATGTGAATTTCATCCGCCCTTTGCCCAAAGAAAATAACCCTTTCCGTGCGGCACATAACCTAGATGGCAAATTTATAGTGCAGTATTCTGGTAACATTGCCCTGACTCAAGGCTTAGAAAGCGTTATTAAAGCTGCTTCTTTATTGCGGCATATCCCAGATATTGCCTTTGTCATCGTTGGAGAACCAAAAGGTTTGCAACGATTGCAAAAGGAATGTCTAGCCTGTGGCGCAGATAACGTTCTTTTACTGCCGTTTCAACCCCGAAAAGATTTGCCCCAGATGTTGGCAGCTGCGGATGTAGGTTTAGTGGTGCAAAAGAAAAATGTCGTATCTTTCAATATGCCCTCGAAAATTCAAGTCCTACTAGCCAGTGGTCGGGCATTGGTTGCATCTGTTCCTGATAATGGTACGGCAGCTAGAGCTATTAGGCAAAGTGGCGGCGGAATTATTGTTTCGCCAGAAGATCCTCAATCATTAGCAATGGCAATTTTAAACTTGTATCAAAACCCAGAAAAAGTCAAAACTCTAGGTTATAAAAGTCGTCAATATGCTGTAGAACATTATGCTTTTGAGCAAGCTTTAAATCAGTATGAGAATTTGTGTTACTCGCTGATAGCAGATAGAGAAATTAAGTCAGCAATTGTGAGGAAACAAGAAGTTTAA
- the rsfS gene encoding ribosome silencing factor: protein MSDYFQGDFQVQPGSAIKSALRSPSEIEDASGKLAITIAEAASDRKAGEILLLRVADVSYLADYFVMMTGYSRVQVRAIADAIEDKVEKEWQRRPLRTEGKAEGSWVLLDYGEVIVHVMMPKEREFYNLEAFWIHAERISLPTSDDGGGKPT, encoded by the coding sequence ATGTCTGATTATTTCCAAGGAGATTTCCAAGTACAACCTGGCTCAGCAATTAAGAGTGCGCTACGAAGCCCCTCTGAAATAGAAGATGCGAGTGGAAAATTAGCTATAACCATTGCTGAAGCCGCATCAGACCGCAAAGCTGGTGAGATTTTATTGCTTAGAGTAGCAGATGTGTCTTACCTAGCTGATTACTTTGTGATGATGACAGGCTATTCTCGGGTACAAGTAAGGGCGATCGCTGACGCAATTGAAGATAAAGTTGAGAAGGAATGGCAACGGCGTCCCTTAAGAACAGAAGGAAAAGCTGAAGGGAGTTGGGTGCTGCTAGACTACGGCGAAGTGATCGTTCATGTCATGATGCCTAAGGAGCGAGAGTTTTATAATTTAGAAGCATTCTGGATTCATGCAGAACGCATTTCGCTGCCAACATCCGATGACGGCGGGGGTAAGCCAACATGA
- a CDS encoding CGLD27 family protein — MIRSSVSNCPVPAEQQPLNEYEELKTSWLFRDSTSDWREYITKMAWIWGLSWLVAGPVASASFPPHKYLGHFLLSGAAGATVGVVLALVRLYLGWFYVSDRLYNSTVFYEESGWYDGQIWTKPQEVLTRDRLIVTYEIKPILQRLKFTFAGLAGMFVIGTIVWHLL, encoded by the coding sequence ATGATTAGGTCTTCGGTTTCCAATTGTCCAGTTCCCGCAGAGCAGCAACCCCTAAATGAGTACGAAGAGTTAAAAACATCTTGGCTGTTTCGTGATAGCACCTCAGATTGGCGTGAATATATCACAAAAATGGCTTGGATTTGGGGTTTATCTTGGCTCGTAGCAGGACCTGTAGCATCTGCGAGTTTTCCGCCACACAAGTATCTGGGACATTTTCTCCTCTCTGGTGCAGCAGGAGCGACCGTAGGGGTAGTACTGGCGCTAGTACGATTGTACTTGGGCTGGTTCTACGTGAGCGATCGCCTTTACAATTCCACAGTATTTTACGAAGAGTCCGGCTGGTACGACGGTCAAATTTGGACGAAGCCGCAAGAAGTCTTAACTCGCGATCGCTTAATTGTCACCTACGAAATTAAACCCATTCTCCAACGGTTAAAATTTACCTTTGCTGGCTTGGCGGGAATGTTCGTTATTGGTACTATAGTTTGGCATTTGCTGTAA
- a CDS encoding asparaginase, producing the protein MTMGKRTQATALEVRLLREGIIESRHIVQAVVCDERGRVLTVAGNSETATFVRSALKPFQALAVTTTGTLERYDLSDRDLAIITSSHRGRIEQVRQVFNILWRADLDPTALQCPIPEGKQSPLEYNCSGKHAGMLAVCQQRHWPLNNYLERKHPIQQLILGKVAELLRMPAEEFISAHDDCGAPTYLMQLSQMASLYALLASSNNLDMERIVRAMTHHPAMVAGDGEFDTELMRLTPGELVSKAGAEGVQCIGRLGEGMGLAIKVMDGAKRAKYAVAIHLLQQMGWISPSAAESLSEKFMTLGKYKRLEVIGELSFL; encoded by the coding sequence ATGACAATGGGCAAACGAACTCAAGCTACAGCACTGGAAGTCCGGCTGCTGCGTGAAGGTATTATTGAATCGAGGCATATAGTCCAGGCTGTTGTATGCGATGAACGAGGACGGGTGTTGACTGTTGCAGGCAATTCTGAGACTGCTACATTTGTCCGTTCAGCACTGAAACCATTTCAGGCACTGGCAGTCACTACTACAGGTACACTGGAACGTTACGACCTGAGCGATCGCGACCTAGCAATTATTACTAGTTCCCATAGAGGAAGAATAGAGCAAGTACGACAGGTATTTAACATCCTTTGGCGGGCTGATCTTGACCCTACCGCCCTCCAATGTCCGATTCCTGAAGGTAAACAAAGTCCACTGGAATACAATTGCTCTGGTAAACACGCAGGGATGTTAGCCGTTTGTCAACAACGCCATTGGCCTTTGAATAACTACTTGGAACGCAAGCACCCAATACAGCAATTGATTTTGGGTAAAGTAGCAGAGTTGCTGCGAATGCCAGCAGAGGAATTTATCAGCGCTCACGACGACTGCGGCGCACCAACTTATCTCATGCAACTCAGTCAAATGGCGTCTTTGTATGCCCTACTAGCCTCTAGTAATAATTTGGATATGGAACGCATTGTCCGGGCAATGACTCATCACCCGGCTATGGTGGCAGGAGATGGAGAATTTGATACGGAACTGATGCGCTTAACTCCAGGGGAACTGGTAAGTAAAGCTGGTGCTGAAGGAGTGCAGTGCATTGGTAGGCTTGGTGAGGGTATGGGATTGGCAATTAAAGTTATGGATGGGGCAAAACGCGCAAAATACGCTGTTGCTATCCACCTGCTCCAGCAGATGGGTTGGATTAGCCCCAGTGCAGCAGAAAGCTTGTCAGAAAAGTTTATGACTTTGGGAAAATACAAGCGTTTAGAAGTCATTGGAGAATTATCGTTTTTGTAG
- a CDS encoding DUF697 domain-containing protein: MVVKLQRPILVGGLGLSFSLWMLQSWHDSIVQLGEFSLLSALAVGGGLWLFQHHRSKDSLEQLNAMPVDRASVESAIAKAEVVINQLAQEAENHIALETLRGQVVQLLVELDRQKIQIAVTGGKSVGKSTLIQLLEKLYATSVDFQETAPLFREASDKSDAAVLAELTKSDFVLFLTNGDLTDSEFQSLQQLKATNQPKILVFNKQDQHLADERASVLLSLKQRMQENVIATAASPIPIKVRKHEADGSVQEWMEQPAPDIQQLTQQLTETLAQQREKLVWGTTMRKAGFLKAEAKNWLNGTRRDRATPVIEQYQWIAAAAAFANPVPALDILATAAINAQMVMDLGNIYQQKFSLEQAQTVAGTMGSLMLKLGLVEISTKAIGTVLKSNAVTFVAGGVVQGVSAAYLTRVAGLSLIEYFQQQEIAIDSGSALNLDNLRQTLQKVFQQNQQMGFLQGFVKQGVKRLLPEVQQVELVK, translated from the coding sequence ATGGTTGTGAAGTTGCAGCGACCAATTTTAGTGGGAGGACTGGGACTGTCCTTTTCCCTATGGATGCTACAAAGTTGGCATGATTCAATAGTGCAGTTAGGCGAGTTTAGTCTATTGAGTGCTTTAGCAGTAGGCGGTGGTTTGTGGTTATTCCAGCATCATCGCTCAAAAGACAGTTTAGAGCAGCTAAATGCTATGCCTGTAGATCGGGCGAGTGTGGAAAGTGCGATCGCTAAAGCTGAAGTCGTAATTAATCAACTGGCACAAGAAGCCGAAAACCACATAGCCTTAGAGACACTGCGAGGGCAAGTTGTCCAGTTATTAGTGGAATTAGACAGGCAAAAAATTCAAATTGCTGTTACTGGCGGTAAATCTGTAGGTAAAAGTACTTTGATTCAACTGTTAGAGAAGTTGTATGCAACTTCTGTAGATTTCCAAGAGACAGCACCTTTGTTTAGAGAAGCTAGTGACAAATCAGATGCTGCTGTTTTGGCAGAATTGACAAAATCAGATTTTGTCCTATTCCTCACCAATGGTGATTTGACTGATTCAGAATTTCAAAGTTTACAGCAGCTAAAAGCAACTAATCAGCCGAAAATCCTGGTTTTTAATAAACAAGACCAGCATTTAGCAGATGAACGCGCTAGTGTGTTGCTGTCATTGAAACAGCGGATGCAAGAAAATGTAATTGCAACTGCGGCCTCTCCCATTCCCATCAAAGTGCGGAAGCATGAAGCTGATGGTTCTGTACAAGAGTGGATGGAACAACCAGCACCAGACATCCAACAGTTGACGCAGCAGTTAACTGAAACTTTGGCACAGCAACGAGAAAAGCTGGTGTGGGGAACCACTATGAGGAAAGCTGGTTTCTTGAAAGCTGAGGCTAAAAACTGGCTAAATGGAACCAGACGCGATCGCGCTACTCCAGTTATTGAACAATATCAATGGATAGCTGCTGCTGCTGCCTTTGCTAACCCAGTCCCAGCACTTGATATCCTGGCAACTGCGGCAATTAATGCCCAGATGGTGATGGATTTGGGTAATATCTATCAGCAGAAATTTTCCCTGGAACAGGCGCAAACCGTAGCTGGAACTATGGGAAGTTTGATGTTGAAACTCGGTTTAGTGGAAATTTCTACTAAAGCTATTGGCACAGTCTTGAAAAGCAACGCCGTAACCTTTGTTGCTGGTGGCGTGGTGCAAGGAGTTAGCGCGGCTTATCTTACTAGGGTAGCGGGGTTAAGTCTAATCGAGTATTTCCAACAACAGGAAATAGCTATAGATTCTGGAAGTGCTTTAAATCTCGATAACTTGCGGCAAACTTTGCAAAAGGTATTTCAACAAAATCAGCAGATGGGTTTTCTGCAAGGGTTTGTTAAGCAAGGTGTGAAGCGTTTGTTGCCAGAAGTGCAACAAGTTGAACTAGTGAAATAA
- a CDS encoding DNA cytosine methyltransferase: protein MLASDRPCIFSFFAGSGFLDLGFETSGFNIVYVNEIFSPFMAAYRYSREVLKLALPEYGYHHGEAADVSKLIDGVQAQHLRQLVQDCHKSNNIVGFIGGPPCPDFSIGGKNKGHLGDNGKLSASYVELICQNLPDFFLFENVKGLWRTKKHRLFFELLKQKLHKAGYILTERLINAIEYGVPQDRERIILIGFRNNFINDIGIKLQKEQLLPKGIFPWTKQIIYPQERVFAYPWTKCEPFKADSILPCPNDIPEELTVEYWFRKNNVLNHPNTEHYFQPRAGITKFAAVDEGDDSKKSFKRLHRWRYSPTACYGNNEVHLHPYKVRRISVAEALAIQSLPTNFVLPENMSLTNMFKTIGNGVPYLASKVLAQNILEFLAPGEKETVNLPALISI from the coding sequence ATGCTGGCAAGCGATCGCCCTTGTATATTCTCTTTTTTTGCAGGCTCAGGTTTCCTAGATTTAGGTTTTGAAACCAGCGGTTTTAATATTGTTTATGTTAATGAAATTTTCTCCCCTTTCATGGCAGCATACCGTTATTCACGGGAAGTTCTCAAGCTAGCATTACCAGAATACGGATATCATCACGGGGAAGCGGCAGACGTATCAAAACTTATTGATGGAGTACAAGCACAACACCTACGGCAATTAGTACAAGACTGCCACAAATCTAATAATATAGTGGGCTTTATTGGTGGCCCTCCTTGTCCTGATTTTTCTATAGGTGGTAAAAATAAGGGACATTTGGGAGATAATGGCAAGCTATCAGCTTCTTATGTGGAATTAATTTGTCAGAATTTACCAGATTTCTTTTTATTCGAGAATGTTAAAGGTTTATGGAGAACGAAAAAACACCGTTTATTTTTTGAATTGCTGAAGCAAAAGTTACATAAAGCTGGCTATATATTAACAGAGCGATTAATTAATGCTATTGAATATGGCGTACCACAAGATAGAGAAAGAATTATTCTTATTGGTTTTCGGAATAATTTTATTAATGATATAGGAATAAAACTACAGAAAGAACAGTTACTACCTAAAGGTATTTTCCCTTGGACAAAACAGATTATTTATCCTCAAGAAAGGGTTTTTGCTTATCCTTGGACTAAGTGCGAACCATTTAAAGCAGACTCTATATTGCCTTGTCCTAATGATATTCCTGAAGAATTAACAGTTGAATACTGGTTCAGAAAAAATAATGTGCTAAATCATCCTAATACTGAACACTATTTTCAACCAAGGGCGGGTATTACTAAATTTGCTGCTGTTGATGAAGGAGATGATTCTAAAAAGTCTTTCAAGCGTCTGCACAGATGGCGTTACTCTCCAACAGCTTGCTATGGAAATAATGAAGTACATTTACATCCCTACAAAGTCCGGCGAATATCTGTTGCAGAAGCTTTAGCAATACAATCTTTACCTACAAATTTTGTACTTCCAGAGAATATGTCACTTACTAATATGTTTAAAACTATTGGTAATGGTGTGCCATATTTGGCATCAAAAGTGTTAGCTCAAAATATTCTTGAATTTTTAGCCCCTGGCGAAAAAGAAACTGTTAATCTGCCTGCGCTAATATCGATTTAA
- the deoC gene encoding deoxyribose-phosphate aldolase, whose amino-acid sequence MAADYPDIDIAPFIDHSLLMPTASPEQVEQWCEEADRFHFAAVCLHPSYVRQAAELLHGKNPKICTVIGFPIGATTSTVKLYEAQEAVENGATELDVVINLGWLKAGKTEEVHREIATICEETGQTVKVILETNLLTDNEKKLAAELSMEAGAAFLKTSTGWNGGATVADVQLLKQLAKERVGIKASGGIRTVKQALDLILAGATRLGTSRGIDLIRQRDNLGKGE is encoded by the coding sequence ATGGCAGCAGACTATCCAGACATTGATATTGCGCCATTTATCGATCACTCCCTATTAATGCCAACGGCCTCTCCAGAGCAGGTTGAGCAATGGTGTGAAGAAGCAGACAGATTTCATTTTGCGGCGGTTTGTCTACACCCCTCTTATGTACGCCAAGCGGCGGAACTTCTTCACGGCAAAAACCCTAAAATTTGTACAGTTATTGGCTTTCCTATTGGAGCTACTACTTCAACAGTTAAGTTGTATGAAGCTCAAGAAGCAGTAGAGAATGGAGCTACAGAATTGGATGTAGTCATCAACTTAGGTTGGTTAAAAGCTGGCAAAACTGAAGAAGTCCACCGAGAAATAGCGACCATTTGTGAAGAGACTGGGCAAACAGTCAAGGTAATTTTGGAAACTAATCTGCTGACAGATAATGAGAAAAAACTAGCAGCAGAATTATCTATGGAAGCGGGGGCCGCATTCTTAAAAACCAGTACAGGTTGGAATGGTGGAGCCACAGTCGCAGATGTGCAGCTATTAAAGCAACTGGCAAAAGAAAGAGTTGGAATTAAAGCATCAGGTGGTATTCGCACCGTTAAGCAAGCCTTAGACTTAATATTAGCGGGTGCTACTAGATTAGGAACATCTCGCGGTATCGATTTAATCCGCCAGCGCGATAACCTGGGAAAGGGTGAGTAG